CTTCATCGCACTCACTCCTAAAATGTATGTTTTAAAAAGCTAATCATTTGCTGCTTATCATGAATTGATTTTAATTCCGTGACAAATGTTTGATCATTAAACTTTTCCATTAACACTTGCAGCAGCTCAACCTGGCTTTCCGGTTCTTTAATCCCCAGTACGAAAAAACAATCAACCCAGATTTCTTCGTCGTCAGTTCCCATATGGATAACGGGTACCTTCGTTTCATTTTTAACGACCGCTATAAATGGGCAGTTTACATGAACGGTATCAGTATGCGGGATACCGACATTAAAACGGTTTAACGCCAGTCCGGTAGGATAATTTCTTTCTCTCTCTAAAATGCCCGGTATGAAGGACTCTTTCACATATCCTAATTCAGCTAAGCTTCTTCCGACAAATGATAGTACTTCTTCTGCCGACTTTGCTTTCAGCTGTGTGAAAACGAGCTCCTCCTTGAAAATTTTTGCTTCAATCAAATGCGCTCACCCCCTTTTCAGATACAGGAGATATGACCTCTAACACATCAATTTCATTTTTGGCTTGAAAAATCTTGTCAGCTTTCGCTTCATCCAAGAAAATTTCATTTAAATGCAGGAGTGTCGGAACGTGATGTTTGTAGTCTTTAGGAGACAATATCACCATCATTTTTGCTGCACCTCCATCAGGCATTTCAACAAGATGCTTGCAAATGAGCAGGCTGAAATCTTCCATTTCCACCCCATCACCTGGACTTGCATGGGGTAGATACACTCCTGGCCCGATCATCATCCGGCTGCTTTCTTTCTGAAATAATTCCAGCACTTTTCTACAGTAGCTTTCTTTTACTGACTTCCTTTGCATCATTGGATTCATGGCTGTTTCGATTGCTTCCTCCCACGTCATATCTCGATCGGAAAATAAGATATGCCGGGAAGAAAATGAAAAAATGGTTTCTCCGTGCTTCGTTTGTACGCTTGTCAGGGCAGGCGCTTTAAAGAAATCAGTAATTTTGTTTTGAATCGCCTGATAATCCTTGATGTCAATATGTTCTTTCAATTGGTAGAAAAGCTCTTTTGCTTTTTTTTCATCATCCTTGTCAATGCATTTTCTTAATTCTGCTTTTAACGCTTTGCGATTTTCTTTCGTTAAAATTGGATCAACGAGAAACGTTTTCTTCGATGTGTTTAGCGGTACCGTTGAGAAAATAAAATCGACCTCATGCTCATGCTTTTTATAATTCCTCTCAGCAAAAGCGCCAATAAAATGAAAATGGGGAAACATTCCTCTCAAAGATTCAAGCATGAGCTTTGATACTGAGGTGCCATTCCGGCAAACAACCAATGCTGTGAACACATGGTCCCTCTGCTCTGCCGTTTGGTAAATCCATGCTTGAACAAGCATAGCAATATAGACGATTTCCTCTTGAAGGAAAGACTTGCGTGCGAATTCCTCTATCGGATGAATAGACTTGGATACAATCGAGTAGATTGAAGGAAATTCAGTGATAAATTGTTCTTTTAAAGGGTTTCTCATATTTAATCGCAGCCTCGCTCTGTAAATTGCCGGTTTTAAATGTAAGATAAGCTTGTGCTTAAGCTCCGTTTTATTCATTAATGCAGTAGCCAAATAACCTTCTAAATTCTCTAAAAATCCATCTACAGCCAGCATAAGGTCCATACTGCCCGATAGGTCCAGCGCTGACTCCAGCATGCTTGAAGACAGGACTTGAAGTGACAAGTATAATTTATCCTTTTCACTCAGCACCCCGGTTCCCCAGAACATTTCCTTCAGACTCTGGTACTCTTTCGTATTGACCAAATCATAATCATCCAGTTCAGACGTCCACTCGACTTGAAATTCTGAAATTCTCTTAATTAGTAAATGAAGAACAAACGGCAAATCTTCAAGCTGTTCATCTGTCAACGAAACCTGAAGCTCATTCTCCATTTTTATCAGCCGCTGTTTTAAAAAGAAAAGCTCGGTTTCATCAACCATTTTTTTTCGTTCAAAGAGCGCAGCTCCAAAATCATTCAAAAGCAGTTTCTTGGCTTCGGTCACTAGAAGCTTGCGCATATTAAATTCAGAGCCGTGAATCTGATATCCGCAGCTGCGGGAGTACTCTAACTGCAACGAATAGCTAAGCAAGACTTCTTTTACGGCCTTCATATCATTTAGAAGCGTATTTTTACTGACACCGACAAAATCAGCCAAGTCTTGAAGCGAATCACAGTTGCAATCCGTTAATAGCTTAATCAGGATCAAATGAATTCTGATTTCCGGAGAGATATAATCCAAATTGATAAACCTTGATTCCTTCAGCATCTGGTACAGGCTTTCTCTCGTAGCTT
This window of the Bacillus gobiensis genome carries:
- a CDS encoding PTS sugar transporter subunit IIA, giving the protein MIEAKIFKEELVFTQLKAKSAEEVLSFVGRSLAELGYVKESFIPGILERERNYPTGLALNRFNVGIPHTDTVHVNCPFIAVVKNETKVPVIHMGTDDEEIWVDCFFVLGIKEPESQVELLQVLMEKFNDQTFVTELKSIHDKQQMISFLKHTF
- a CDS encoding BglG family transcription antiterminator, which codes for MKVELNDVVLHLLVNQSSSIESIEKDIKQKKHVIKEYINDINACLIKENKGCILLNDDNGNILISEATRESLYQMLKESRFINLDYISPEIRIHLILIKLLTDCNCDSLQDLADFVGVSKNTLLNDMKAVKEVLLSYSLQLEYSRSCGYQIHGSEFNMRKLLVTEAKKLLLNDFGAALFERKKMVDETELFFLKQRLIKMENELQVSLTDEQLEDLPFVLHLLIKRISEFQVEWTSELDDYDLVNTKEYQSLKEMFWGTGVLSEKDKLYLSLQVLSSSMLESALDLSGSMDLMLAVDGFLENLEGYLATALMNKTELKHKLILHLKPAIYRARLRLNMRNPLKEQFITEFPSIYSIVSKSIHPIEEFARKSFLQEEIVYIAMLVQAWIYQTAEQRDHVFTALVVCRNGTSVSKLMLESLRGMFPHFHFIGAFAERNYKKHEHEVDFIFSTVPLNTSKKTFLVDPILTKENRKALKAELRKCIDKDDEKKAKELFYQLKEHIDIKDYQAIQNKITDFFKAPALTSVQTKHGETIFSFSSRHILFSDRDMTWEEAIETAMNPMMQRKSVKESYCRKVLELFQKESSRMMIGPGVYLPHASPGDGVEMEDFSLLICKHLVEMPDGGAAKMMVILSPKDYKHHVPTLLHLNEIFLDEAKADKIFQAKNEIDVLEVISPVSEKGVSAFD